Proteins encoded in a region of the Methanobrevibacter millerae genome:
- a CDS encoding 50S ribosomal protein L11 methyltransferase translates to MSGKCDCGGNCITTGENLGEKIDALNPCDKCEDVQIKKFSPLRDLIDFDELTGDYMKCTCKKRPLDIVMSHILKIMIEEEIVPEKATLRRNSPVPLSEFYYGDLNPQFINEKSLILLHPDFTQKTALRLYEEVPEVKGVLKGNPQDTVGQLNRESEIKNYELLIGCDMQTNVMRTLIGEKIIINKNQSKHHIEVASTTEGKLVKLHNYLSNNEIKKGVAVDAMCGSGAIGICLLEYGFEKVIFNDIYPEAIENLKENLEVNGISEGYEIYNEAFEDLEVEKADICVIDAFPKDDAEEIIKKAEKIADNVLII, encoded by the coding sequence ATGAGTGGAAAATGCGATTGTGGCGGAAATTGTATAACGACTGGCGAAAATTTAGGCGAGAAGATTGATGCGTTGAATCCCTGCGATAAATGTGAAGACGTTCAAATCAAGAAATTTTCACCTTTAAGGGATTTGATAGATTTCGATGAGCTTACTGGAGACTATATGAAGTGCACGTGCAAAAAGAGGCCGTTGGATATAGTTATGAGCCACATTTTAAAAATCATGATTGAAGAGGAAATCGTGCCTGAGAAAGCCACTCTTCGAAGAAACAGCCCTGTGCCGCTTTCAGAGTTCTATTACGGAGATTTGAATCCCCAGTTCATTAACGAAAAATCACTCATACTTCTCCATCCAGATTTTACTCAAAAAACTGCTTTAAGGCTTTATGAAGAGGTTCCCGAAGTCAAAGGAGTCTTAAAGGGAAATCCGCAAGATACTGTCGGACAGTTAAACCGTGAAAGTGAAATCAAAAATTACGAGCTTCTCATTGGCTGTGATATGCAAACAAATGTCATGAGAACGTTAATCGGTGAAAAGATAATCATCAACAAGAATCAGAGCAAACACCATATAGAAGTGGCTTCAACAACCGAAGGAAAGCTGGTCAAGCTGCACAATTATCTTTCAAATAATGAAATAAAAAAGGGAGTGGCAGTGGATGCAATGTGTGGCAGTGGCGCAATAGGAATATGCCTCTTAGAATATGGCTTCGAAAAGGTAATTTTCAATGACATTTATCCAGAAGCTATTGAGAATTTAAAAGAAAATCTTGAAGTCAATGGAATATCTGAAGGTTATGAGATATACAATGAAGCCTTTGAAGATTTGGAAGTTGAAAAGGCAGATATCTGTGTAATTGATGCATTTCCAAAGGATGATGCCGAAGAAATAATAAAAAAAGCAGAAAAAATAGCCGATAATGTGCTGATTATCTAA
- a CDS encoding CpaF family protein gives MNNKMNANSSMPIYKVYKQKFTPEEKVILAELRENLVDLAISSGENLQLNEARLLNDIKNFLYARLSYDPARISNEYVDTLSRKLLQDIVGYGQIDPLIHDDELEEIMIIGINKPIFVYHRKYGMMKTDIEYKSSEELIELIDQMARQINRRIDQESPILDGRLPDGSRINATIPPVSADGPSLTIRKFKRDPLTIIDLINFKTISVELAAFFWLCFDGLGVKSANAIISGGTSSGKTTTLNALTALINPKERIITIEDTLELQIPHEHVIRMETRPSNTENKGELTMNDLVKNSLRQRPDRIIVGEVRADEAITLFTALNTGHSGFGTLHSNDARETITRLTNEPMSVPEIMITAIDFIIMQNRIYRSDGVSLRRISEVAEVVGIEEGTVQLNKIFEWNPESDKIENISVSSNTLSEIAKLSGNSLNDLYKEMGNRQIVLQHMVNHNIRSVDGVKAVLEMYYANPDEVLNQIILNGGG, from the coding sequence ATGAACAATAAAATGAACGCCAATAGCTCAATGCCAATTTATAAAGTTTATAAACAGAAATTCACACCTGAAGAAAAAGTAATTTTGGCCGAACTGAGGGAAAACCTTGTGGATTTGGCAATATCAAGTGGGGAAAATCTGCAGCTTAATGAAGCGAGGCTTTTAAACGACATCAAGAATTTCCTCTATGCAAGGCTGTCCTACGACCCCGCAAGGATTTCAAACGAATATGTCGATACTCTGTCTCGCAAGCTGCTTCAGGATATCGTCGGATATGGCCAAATCGACCCACTTATTCATGACGACGAGCTGGAAGAAATCATGATAATAGGCATCAACAAGCCGATTTTCGTCTATCATAGGAAATACGGAATGATGAAAACCGACATTGAATATAAAAGCTCTGAGGAACTAATTGAGCTCATCGACCAGATGGCAAGACAAATCAACAGAAGAATCGACCAGGAATCCCCAATACTTGACGGCAGGCTGCCAGACGGTTCAAGAATCAACGCTACAATTCCTCCGGTGTCCGCCGACGGTCCTTCACTCACAATCCGTAAATTCAAAAGGGATCCATTAACGATAATCGATTTGATTAACTTCAAAACTATTTCCGTTGAACTGGCAGCGTTTTTCTGGCTGTGCTTTGACGGTTTGGGCGTAAAGTCAGCCAACGCAATCATATCTGGCGGTACAAGTTCCGGAAAGACCACGACGCTTAACGCATTAACAGCATTAATCAATCCTAAGGAGAGGATAATAACGATTGAAGACACCCTGGAGCTTCAGATTCCTCATGAACACGTAATCAGGATGGAAACAAGGCCTTCAAACACTGAAAACAAGGGAGAACTGACCATGAATGACCTGGTTAAGAACTCATTAAGGCAAAGGCCGGATAGGATAATTGTTGGGGAAGTGAGAGCCGATGAGGCAATCACGTTATTTACCGCCCTCAATACCGGACACTCAGGATTCGGGACACTGCATTCAAACGATGCAAGAGAAACAATTACCCGTTTAACCAATGAACCGATGTCAGTTCCTGAAATAATGATTACTGCAATCGATTTTATTATCATGCAGAACAGGATTTATCGCTCCGACGGCGTTTCATTAAGAAGAATCAGCGAGGTTGCAGAAGTCGTCGGCATTGAGGAGGGAACCGTTCAGCTCAACAAGATATTCGAATGGAATCCCGAAAGCGATAAAATCGAAAACATAAGCGTTTCTTCAAATACCTTATCTGAAATAGCCAAGTTAAGCGGAAACTCATTGAACGATTTGTATAAGGAGATGGGCAACCGCCAGATTGTGCTGCAGCACATGGTCAATCATAACATCCGCTCCGTCGATGGCGTAAAGGCGGTACTGGAAATGTATTACGCCAACCCTGACGAGGTATTGAATCAGATTATCTTAAACGGAGGAGGTTAA
- a CDS encoding type II secretion system F family protein has protein sequence MFDKLFIGVGNVALMIYSLIINFRLPKFKSEDSKVNTDILKNKSEESFLDRLRAKFMEKFLSKQIIAIWILIASILLVLVGIEVSGIFLVSVGMIYVFMIKYPQIKQQRSYNDLSFELPYALRHMGVELKSGKGLHDTLITVSNADYGSFSNELTRALEEVRYGKSTENALLEMSNRVNSEGLSRCVQQIVGTLRVGGNLANNLEIIADDISFDMHIKLKDYSQRLNAFILIYTFIAILAPVILLIMLMAASTVMGDIVSSEVIMLMYGGLFPMIVVFMGVFIKKLEPKI, from the coding sequence ATGTTCGACAAGCTTTTTATCGGTGTCGGAAATGTTGCATTAATGATTTATAGTCTAATCATTAATTTCAGGCTTCCTAAATTCAAATCCGAAGATTCCAAGGTCAATACCGATATCTTAAAGAACAAAAGTGAAGAGAGCTTTCTTGACCGCTTAAGGGCGAAATTTATGGAAAAGTTTTTATCCAAACAAATAATAGCTATTTGGATATTGATTGCATCTATTCTTCTTGTATTGGTTGGCATTGAAGTTTCAGGAATATTTTTGGTCTCTGTTGGAATGATATATGTTTTCATGATAAAGTATCCTCAGATAAAGCAGCAGAGAAGCTATAACGATTTGAGCTTCGAGCTTCCATACGCATTAAGGCATATGGGTGTTGAGCTGAAATCCGGAAAGGGCCTGCACGATACGTTAATTACCGTTTCAAATGCAGATTACGGATCATTTTCCAATGAATTAACAAGGGCACTTGAGGAGGTTCGATACGGCAAATCAACCGAAAATGCTCTTTTGGAGATGTCCAATCGCGTTAATTCCGAAGGACTTTCAAGATGTGTTCAGCAAATTGTCGGAACCTTGCGTGTAGGGGGCAATCTGGCCAATAACCTGGAGATAATAGCTGATGATATCTCTTTTGACATGCACATAAAATTGAAGGACTATTCCCAAAGATTGAATGCGTTCATACTGATTTATACATTTATTGCCATTCTCGCTCCGGTAATATTATTAATCATGCTGATGGCGGCATCCACAGTTATGGGTGACATTGTCTCTTCTGAGGTGATAATGCTTATGTATGGTGGACTATTTCCGATGATAGTCGTTTTCATGGGTGTTTTCATTAAAAAATTAGAACCTAAAATTTAA
- a CDS encoding DUF4012 domain-containing protein, translated as MKRSKKLILAILIVILIGILIIVAGVLFINTGGDLASGNGNILVCAIDETEPRPGMGACDMAFIVTLKDGEIKNYTAIYPHGMTHPNASEPAEAQAQGAGSRLLLHDAFWDSNNEKSMKLAKEIVEYQTRTPIDAVVAINTKGLDGIMDAAKPLELNGTPINASGLDIIREEQDSGGESRGDAVINIVKAVAQSATDSSKKADMINVALNQYSKGNIVMTPQGSFVGLLATKGIENIL; from the coding sequence ATGAAAAGGAGCAAAAAACTGATTTTAGCAATATTAATTGTTATTCTTATAGGCATACTCATTATCGTTGCCGGCGTTCTTTTTATTAATACAGGAGGAGATTTGGCTTCCGGAAACGGCAATATCCTAGTATGCGCAATTGATGAAACCGAGCCGAGACCTGGAATGGGGGCCTGCGACATGGCTTTCATCGTTACACTGAAGGATGGGGAAATAAAGAATTATACTGCAATTTATCCTCATGGAATGACTCACCCTAACGCATCAGAGCCCGCTGAAGCACAGGCGCAAGGTGCAGGATCAAGATTGTTACTCCACGATGCATTTTGGGACAGTAATAATGAAAAATCAATGAAACTGGCAAAGGAAATCGTGGAATATCAGACCCGAACTCCAATTGATGCCGTTGTAGCAATCAATACGAAAGGACTAGACGGAATAATGGATGCTGCAAAACCTCTGGAACTCAACGGAACACCTATTAACGCAAGCGGTCTTGACATTATCCGTGAAGAACAGGACAGCGGCGGAGAATCAAGAGGAGATGCTGTAATAAACATCGTAAAGGCCGTTGCCCAATCTGCAACAGACTCCAGCAAAAAAGCTGACATGATTAACGTTGCCCTAAACCAATATTCCAAAGGAAACATTGTAATGACGCCGCAAGGTTCGTTTGTCGGATTGCTGGCAACCAAAGGTATTGAAAACATACTTTAA
- the feoB gene encoding ferrous iron transport protein B, translating into MKELIVGLAGNPNVGKTTVFNQLTGMRQHVGNWPGKTVERAEGSFKHGDYEYDVVDLPGNYALSAHSMEEIVSRDFIVDDDSDVIINVVDAANLERNLYLTVQMMELGANLVLALNMNDFAKKKDHIINIDLMSELLGFPVIEINAKNKDGFDELLTTVEKASANPVDSSLKLSYGNELKQHLGELQELIEQDSNLLDVPSVWTAIKLLEKDSIVIQKVQQSSMSSKIMREVDKVAKHLSDVYDEGAEEVIANARYAFIDGLMAEAVKRPAVEKETTTDKIDKIVTNRLLAPFIFLIIMWALFQLTFTIGAPFQDMIDELFGVIAEWVGGFIANEYLASFICDGIIGGVGGVLTFLPIIILMFLFLSILEDCGYLARAAFTLDIVMHKIVGLHGKAFIPMILGFGCGVPAIMATRTMENEGDRMLAMMLVPFMSCTARLPIYAIFIAAFFAENQGNVLLAIYLLGIVVALIVAAILKRTMFKGLSTPFVMELPTYKIPSVKGVLLHTWEKVKGFLRKAGTIILACSIVLWILQNIYPWGGSDPQMSILGMIGTVIAPIFAPLGFGTWQAAVAIIAGLAAKEVVVATFGTLAGMEEDDEEGITSLIHDTFTPLSAFSFMAFTLLYTPCFAAIGAIKQETNSYKWALTMCGITLVTAYIVSFLIFNVGHLAGFG; encoded by the coding sequence ATGAAAGAATTAATTGTAGGATTGGCTGGAAACCCGAACGTGGGTAAAACTACAGTTTTCAATCAATTAACCGGTATGCGTCAGCATGTAGGAAACTGGCCTGGAAAAACGGTCGAAAGGGCCGAAGGAAGTTTCAAGCATGGGGATTATGAATATGATGTTGTCGACTTGCCGGGTAATTATGCATTGAGTGCTCATTCTATGGAGGAGATCGTTTCTAGGGATTTCATTGTAGATGATGACTCCGACGTAATCATTAATGTAGTTGATGCAGCTAATCTGGAACGTAATTTGTATTTAACGGTTCAAATGATGGAACTGGGTGCCAACCTTGTTTTAGCTCTTAACATGAACGATTTTGCTAAGAAAAAAGATCATATCATCAACATCGACTTGATGAGTGAGCTTTTAGGATTCCCTGTAATCGAAATCAATGCTAAAAACAAAGACGGTTTCGATGAATTGCTTACTACTGTGGAAAAAGCTTCTGCTAATCCGGTAGATTCCAGTTTAAAGTTATCATATGGGAATGAATTGAAGCAACATTTAGGCGAACTTCAAGAACTTATAGAGCAGGACTCAAATTTATTGGATGTTCCATCTGTTTGGACGGCAATTAAGTTATTAGAAAAAGATTCAATAGTTATTCAAAAGGTTCAACAGTCCAGCATGAGCTCAAAAATCATGAGGGAAGTTGACAAGGTAGCAAAGCACCTCTCTGACGTATACGACGAGGGTGCGGAAGAAGTTATTGCAAATGCAAGATATGCATTTATTGATGGATTGATGGCCGAAGCTGTTAAAAGGCCGGCTGTCGAAAAGGAAACTACGACTGATAAGATTGATAAGATTGTAACCAACAGGCTTTTGGCTCCATTCATATTTCTTATTATAATGTGGGCATTGTTCCAGTTAACGTTTACAATAGGCGCTCCTTTCCAGGACATGATTGATGAACTGTTCGGCGTTATTGCCGAATGGGTTGGAGGATTCATTGCCAATGAATATCTCGCTTCATTCATCTGTGACGGTATCATCGGAGGAGTAGGTGGAGTTCTCACGTTCCTGCCGATTATTATTCTGATGTTTCTGTTCCTGAGTATTCTGGAAGACTGCGGTTACCTTGCAAGGGCTGCATTTACCTTGGATATTGTAATGCACAAGATTGTAGGGCTCCACGGTAAGGCATTTATTCCAATGATTTTAGGATTCGGATGTGGTGTACCGGCTATTATGGCAACCAGAACCATGGAAAACGAAGGAGACCGTATGCTTGCCATGATGCTTGTTCCATTCATGTCATGTACAGCACGGTTGCCGATTTATGCTATTTTCATCGCCGCATTCTTCGCTGAAAATCAAGGTAACGTATTGCTTGCTATTTATTTATTAGGTATTGTTGTGGCACTTATTGTTGCAGCTATCCTCAAAAGAACCATGTTTAAAGGACTGTCCACTCCATTCGTTATGGAATTGCCGACATACAAGATACCTTCCGTAAAGGGTGTTTTGTTACACACCTGGGAAAAGGTAAAAGGATTCTTAAGAAAAGCAGGTACTATCATTCTTGCCTGTTCCATCGTTTTATGGATTTTACAGAATATCTATCCATGGGGCGGATCAGATCCTCAAATGAGTATTTTAGGTATGATAGGTACTGTCATAGCTCCAATTTTCGCTCCGTTAGGATTTGGAACCTGGCAGGCTGCTGTAGCTATCATTGCAGGTCTGGCCGCTAAGGAAGTTGTGGTTGCAACCTTCGGTACATTGGCAGGTATGGAAGAGGATGACGAGGAAGGAATCACCTCATTGATACATGACACCTTCACGCCGCTTTCTGCATTCTCATTCATGGCATTTACCTTATTGTACACTCCATGTTTCGCAGCTATCGGTGCAATCAAGCAGGAAACCAACAGTTACAAATGGGCATTGACCATGTGTGGAATTACCCTGGTAACCGCATACATAGTTTCATTCCTGATTTTCAACGTTGGTCATTTGGCAGGATTCGGATAG
- a CDS encoding FeoA family protein — MKTLKDTKPGETVTLVKYHDTGDIDLRRHLLGMGFVKGAKITVKKVATLGDPIEMSIKGYDVCLRKEEAENIEVE; from the coding sequence ATGAAAACATTGAAAGACACAAAACCTGGTGAAACCGTCACTCTGGTAAAATACCATGATACCGGTGACATCGATTTAAGAAGACACTTATTAGGTATGGGTTTTGTTAAAGGGGCTAAAATTACTGTTAAGAAAGTAGCTACTTTGGGAGATCCTATCGAAATGAGTATTAAAGGATATGATGTTTGCCTCCGTAAGGAAGAGGCTGAAAATATTGAAGTGGAATAG
- a CDS encoding energy-coupling factor ABC transporter ATP-binding protein produces the protein MNEVYLSTKNLSFTYPDGTHALKNITLEIKKARKVAIIGPNGAGKSTLFSHFNGLTEATSGTIELDGETMKYDKKSLLEVRQKVGIVFQDPNDQLFAPTVKEDVAFGPMNLGLSYEEVEKRVDEALEMVEMIEFKDKTPHHLSGGQQKRVAIAGIIAMRPEIMILDEPTAGLDPAGVEKVLTILNNLNKEGMTIVISSHDIEMVNEFADEIFVLSNGEIIANGDKHEIFSDKELIKRAHLKAPVTTEILHALKDKGYNVDTHKISVDELVEEIIKMKKN, from the coding sequence ATGAATGAAGTATATCTATCAACGAAAAACCTGAGTTTCACATACCCTGACGGAACTCACGCATTGAAAAACATTACCCTTGAAATCAAAAAGGCACGAAAGGTTGCGATTATCGGACCGAACGGTGCCGGAAAATCAACATTATTTTCACATTTCAACGGATTGACCGAAGCGACTTCAGGAACGATTGAATTAGATGGGGAAACTATGAAATATGATAAGAAATCCCTTCTTGAAGTCAGACAAAAAGTAGGAATTGTTTTTCAAGATCCAAATGACCAGCTATTTGCGCCTACAGTAAAGGAAGACGTTGCATTCGGCCCCATGAATTTAGGATTAAGTTACGAAGAAGTTGAAAAGCGTGTAGACGAAGCCCTTGAAATGGTGGAAATGATAGAGTTCAAGGATAAAACCCCCCACCATTTAAGCGGAGGCCAGCAAAAAAGAGTGGCAATTGCAGGAATAATAGCAATGAGGCCCGAAATAATGATACTTGACGAACCAACTGCAGGTCTTGACCCGGCAGGTGTCGAAAAGGTATTAACCATATTAAATAACCTTAATAAGGAAGGAATGACCATAGTTATATCCTCACATGACATAGAAATGGTGAATGAATTCGCAGATGAGATATTTGTCTTGAGCAATGGAGAAATCATTGCAAACGGGGATAAGCACGAAATATTTTCAGATAAGGAATTAATAAAAAGAGCTCACCTTAAAGCGCCAGTAACAACCGAAATATTACACGCCCTAAAAGATAAAGGCTATAACGTTGATACCCATAAAATAAGCGTTGATGAGCTTGTTGAAGAAATTATTAAAATGAAAAAAAATTAA
- the cbiQ gene encoding cobalt ECF transporter T component CbiQ yields the protein MADITKALNLDELASKDSPIHNLDGRIKLISAVFIIVVAAFSNNLFIPIVLEIFLLIVIHIAKLSYIDSFKRIGMLLPFGGAIIIFQPFIHPGNVLWSYSWLTVTDVGLNWAILLVARIIVSLTSIVILSSTSPMQQIVASLRRLKMPKDLAMILSIMVRFLFVFIDELAAIRRSQKSRNFDIHSKVTPYKWRVRQVGYTIAMMFVKSYEQGERVYKSMISRGFSDESDLFNEKTSLERNDYIYIGTIIILVIIVEIIVFKYSNDLGYIGANLSIN from the coding sequence ATGGCAGATATTACTAAGGCATTGAATCTGGACGAACTAGCATCAAAGGACAGCCCAATTCATAATCTTGACGGAAGAATCAAGCTAATATCTGCAGTATTTATAATTGTCGTAGCTGCTTTTTCAAACAACCTATTTATTCCGATAGTTCTGGAAATTTTCTTATTAATCGTCATTCACATAGCTAAATTATCTTATATTGATTCATTTAAAAGAATTGGAATGCTTCTCCCATTCGGAGGAGCAATAATAATTTTCCAACCATTCATTCATCCGGGAAACGTCTTATGGTCATATTCCTGGCTGACAGTAACCGACGTCGGACTGAATTGGGCGATATTGCTGGTAGCAAGAATCATCGTTTCATTAACTTCAATCGTAATCCTGTCATCAACAAGTCCTATGCAGCAGATTGTTGCATCACTTAGAAGATTGAAGATGCCGAAAGACCTTGCAATGATTTTAAGTATTATGGTCAGATTCTTATTTGTATTCATCGATGAATTAGCAGCCATAAGAAGGTCCCAAAAATCAAGAAACTTCGATATACACTCTAAAGTAACTCCATACAAATGGAGAGTCAGGCAAGTCGGCTATACGATTGCCATGATGTTTGTCAAATCCTATGAACAGGGCGAAAGAGTTTACAAAAGCATGATCAGCAGAGGCTTTTCAGATGAGTCAGACCTGTTTAATGAAAAGACTTCACTAGAAAGAAATGATTACATATACATTGGCACAATAATAATATTGGTTATCATAGTGGAGATTATTGTATTTAAATATTCGAATGATTTAGGATACATTGGAGCTAACTTATCTATAAATTAA
- a CDS encoding PDGLE domain-containing protein, which produces MDKRDKTLIIVAIIICVVICCLSPFIASGDPDGLEKSAEDAGVPEEKAIAVFESPFPDYTFEPLESIGEVGVLILGVLLTLVCGWGIAEVVKRRS; this is translated from the coding sequence ATGGATAAACGTGATAAAACCTTAATAATTGTTGCAATAATTATCTGTGTTGTAATATGTTGTCTTTCCCCTTTCATTGCTTCTGGAGATCCTGACGGATTGGAAAAATCCGCTGAAGATGCAGGCGTTCCGGAAGAAAAAGCAATAGCAGTATTTGAATCACCATTCCCTGACTACACCTTTGAACCTCTCGAAAGCATAGGTGAAGTAGGTGTCCTTATCTTAGGAGTCCTGCTGACATTAGTCTGTGGATGGGGTATTGCTGAAGTAGTAAAAAGAAGAAGTTAA
- the cbiM gene encoding cobalt transporter CbiM — protein sequence MHIPDGFIPLWQCAIYYVILIIALYFASKWARQNLDEKRIPLLAVLAAGIFAIMSMNMPIPFGTSGHMVGGALVAIIFCAPEAAVLVFTVVLIIQALVFGDGGITALGANVLNMAIIGGYTGLYTFKALKGTLGIYGAAGVGAWLATVLAALACAIEMAIAGTFPANVGIPSMVLYHVFIGIIEAVLTVIVIMALDKFRPDLLVWNKNKISEGGQ from the coding sequence ATGCATATACCTGACGGATTTATACCATTGTGGCAATGTGCGATATACTACGTCATTCTGATTATAGCGCTATACTTTGCCAGCAAATGGGCTAGACAAAACCTTGATGAAAAACGCATTCCTCTACTTGCAGTTCTTGCAGCAGGTATTTTTGCTATCATGTCCATGAACATGCCAATTCCATTCGGAACAAGTGGTCACATGGTCGGTGGAGCACTAGTAGCAATTATATTCTGCGCACCTGAAGCAGCAGTTCTCGTATTCACTGTAGTATTAATCATTCAAGCATTAGTATTTGGTGACGGAGGAATTACTGCACTCGGTGCTAATGTATTGAATATGGCAATCATTGGAGGATACACTGGATTGTACACTTTCAAAGCATTAAAAGGAACACTTGGAATCTACGGTGCAGCAGGTGTCGGAGCATGGTTAGCAACCGTACTTGCAGCATTGGCATGTGCAATTGAAATGGCTATAGCCGGAACATTCCCTGCAAATGTCGGAATTCCATCAATGGTATTATACCACGTATTCATTGGTATCATTGAAGCTGTTCTTACCGTTATTGTAATAATGGCTTTAGATAAATTCAGACCAGACCTTTTAGTGTGGAACAAAAACAAAATTAGTGAAGGAGGACAATAA
- a CDS encoding oligosaccharide repeat unit polymerase family protein, with product MSFIYSKLTSFLNRISDEFHKSFLFTLIFTVLGFIEDQWVRSFFIGLYPSENFLGFLKKNNILRNHLFNPLIVLVVFALFLALSLTPISESLTQTLIIAFVFFFIGSTILPRFFINDTENIVLFNKRDIYSIGFCLILISVAFFFISIASVGGIPLLKPSIRYLLKPAFTMPVFLIIPGTGILASTYLKDFQEGIISRSQARFRFLLLLIINVGILLALGYRTPLLAALLLLIIIAYFGNIISVWEVVIAALVGVAAIIGIGYYRSIKEYTISSAIDPFYTLKSRADFTLHVLNLLDIIGGNFGLTHGKLLASAIPGSELGPRMMVGKLIAWRTEVTVTPTLIGQMVADFGKVGVAVGMCILGFILGIGFKIVRKTKDYFYIGLYALLLTYAILGVETGILDIQVLFYFAVAIFIYLIAILKPLFNQ from the coding sequence ATGAGTTTCATTTATTCTAAATTAACATCTTTTTTAAACCGGATAAGTGATGAATTTCATAAATCATTTTTATTTACATTGATATTTACCGTATTGGGATTTATTGAAGACCAGTGGGTCAGAAGCTTCTTTATAGGCCTTTACCCCAGTGAAAACTTTTTGGGATTTTTAAAGAAAAACAATATTTTAAGAAATCATCTGTTCAATCCCCTGATTGTTCTGGTTGTATTTGCCCTGTTTCTGGCACTTTCCCTCACTCCGATTTCTGAAAGCCTTACCCAAACGCTGATTATAGCCTTCGTATTCTTTTTTATCGGATCCACAATACTTCCAAGGTTTTTCATTAACGACACCGAAAACATAGTGCTTTTTAATAAAAGAGACATTTATTCCATAGGATTCTGTCTGATATTAATCAGCGTTGCGTTTTTCTTCATAAGCATAGCGTCCGTTGGTGGAATACCATTGTTAAAGCCTTCAATCAGATATCTGTTAAAGCCCGCATTTACGATGCCTGTCTTTCTGATAATTCCCGGAACCGGGATACTTGCAAGCACCTATCTGAAGGATTTCCAGGAAGGAATCATAAGCAGGTCACAGGCCAGGTTCAGATTTCTCCTGCTTTTGATTATTAATGTAGGTATTCTGCTGGCTTTGGGCTACAGGACACCGCTTCTTGCAGCATTACTGCTTTTAATCATCATAGCTTACTTTGGAAACATCATATCCGTATGGGAAGTCGTTATCGCAGCACTGGTTGGCGTGGCAGCAATAATAGGAATCGGATACTACCGTTCAATCAAAGAATATACCATAAGCAGCGCAATAGATCCGTTCTATACCCTGAAAAGCAGGGCGGATTTCACTCTGCACGTATTGAATCTTTTAGATATAATAGGAGGAAACTTCGGCCTTACACACGGCAAGCTGCTTGCAAGCGCCATTCCAGGAAGCGAACTGGGGCCTAGGATGATGGTGGGAAAGCTTATAGCGTGGAGAACCGAAGTCACTGTTACTCCAACATTAATCGGCCAGATGGTGGCGGACTTCGGAAAGGTTGGCGTAGCAGTTGGAATGTGCATTTTGGGCTTTATTTTAGGCATCGGATTTAAAATTGTAAGAAAGACCAAAGACTACTTCTATATCGGATTATATGCATTATTATTGACCTATGCAATTTTGGGCGTTGAAACCGGAATACTTGATATCCAGGTTCTGTTCTACTTTGCCGTAGCCATTTTCATTTATCTGATTGCCATTTTGAAACCTCTTTTTAATCAGTAA